Below is a genomic region from Pseudomonas berkeleyensis.
GGCTGTCCATGCAGTCGCCGAAAGCCATCGTGGAGAATCCCAAGGCACTGGCCGAGGCGCCGGTGGGTTCGGGGCCTTTCGTGGTCGAGCGCTATACCCGCCAACAGGGTATTCGCCTGGTGCGCCGTGAGGATTACGCCTGGGCGCCGGATTTTCTGCGGCATCAGGGGCCGGCCTATCTCGAACGCATCGAGCTGGATTTCGTTCCCGAGGCGCTGATCCGCTACAGCTCGCTGGCGGCCGGGCAGTACGACTTCACCACCGATGCGCCGACGCAGAATGCCGCGGCGATCCGTGCCGTTGATCGGCTGCGCTTCGACAGTCGCATCCGTCAGGGCAACCCCAATCGTGGCATCACCTTCAACACCGAAAAGTTTCCCTTCGACGATGTGCGCGTGCGCAAGGCCTTCGCCCTGGCGGTAGATCGCGAGGGTATCGTGCGTATCAGCGGTTTTGGCGAGTTCAAAGCCAAGAGCGATTACCTGGCCGCCAATACCCGATATTACGACCCGGCGTTCCAGGCAGCCCTGCAGTTCGACCCTGATACGGCCAATCGTTTGCTCGACGAGGCCGGCTGGGGTGAGCGCGATGTACAGGGCTATCGGGTACGTGATGGTGTGCGCCTGAGTGCCGAGGTGCTGGCAGCCGAGGGTTTGTATCCGCTGACCGATCTGGTGGCGATCCAGGCCGACGTGAAGAAAGTCGGTTTCGAGCTGCGCATCGACCAGTTGCCGCCGCTGCATATCCTCGACCGGCGCGCCGCCAACGACTACCAGGCAACCGGCGCCGGGGTGTGGCACACCAACACGCCGGACGGCCTGTACATCCTCTATCACAGCAACGAGATCATTTCGTCGCGGCGTATCGGCCAGAACACGGCACGGTTGCGCGATGCCAGGCTCGACGAATTGCTCACCGAGGGTCGAAGTTCCCAGGATGAAGCGCGTAGTCGGCAGCTATACAGCGAGGCGCAGCAGCGCCTGACCGAGCTGGTGCCAGCCGTGCCGCTTTACGAGAACTACAGCCTGACCGCGCATGGC
It encodes:
- a CDS encoding ABC transporter substrate-binding protein, with translation MLKIAVATHRLLALAVLTILTGCGDAPDEQTSDAAPEQAFIYPASDYFEQTPGKPGGTLKVSVALDTGSLDLHAISHTNAQWLGRLIYDNLVYLDDQGRITPWLAKAWEVSEDGKTYTFHLRDDVTFSDGAKFNAEAVRINLEHMRDPATKSPLAAAYIAPYIDGEVVDEYTFRANLREPYTPFLNVLAQSWLSMQSPKAIVENPKALAEAPVGSGPFVVERYTRQQGIRLVRREDYAWAPDFLRHQGPAYLERIELDFVPEALIRYSSLAAGQYDFTTDAPTQNAAAIRAVDRLRFDSRIRQGNPNRGITFNTEKFPFDDVRVRKAFALAVDREGIVRISGFGEFKAKSDYLAANTRYYDPAFQAALQFDPDTANRLLDEAGWGERDVQGYRVRDGVRLSAEVLAAEGLYPLTDLVAIQADVKKVGFELRIDQLPPLHILDRRAANDYQATGAGVWHTNTPDGLYILYHSNEIISSRRIGQNTARLRDARLDELLTEGRSSQDEARSRQLYSEAQQRLTELVPAVPLYENYSLTAHGPRVRGVVYDTSHNTPVFTSVWLE